The Caballeronia sp. Lep1P3 genome window below encodes:
- the dcd gene encoding dCTP deaminase, with protein sequence MSIKSDKWIRRMAEEHKMIEPFVRDQVRVAEDGRKIVSYGTSSYGYDIRVADEFKIFTNINSTIVDPKAFDEKSFVDFKGDVCIIPPNSFALARTVEYFRIPRSCLTVCLGKSTYARCGIIVNVTPFEPEWEGYVTLEFSNTTPLPAKIYANEGVAQVLFFESDEICETSYADRGGKYQGQHGVTLPKT encoded by the coding sequence ATGAGCATCAAGTCCGACAAGTGGATTCGGCGCATGGCCGAAGAGCACAAGATGATCGAGCCGTTCGTGCGCGATCAGGTGCGCGTGGCCGAGGACGGCCGCAAGATCGTCTCCTACGGCACGTCGAGTTACGGCTACGACATCCGCGTTGCGGACGAATTCAAGATCTTCACGAACATCAATTCGACCATCGTGGACCCGAAGGCGTTCGACGAGAAATCGTTCGTCGACTTCAAGGGCGATGTCTGCATCATCCCGCCCAATTCCTTCGCGCTCGCGCGAACGGTGGAATATTTCCGCATTCCGCGTTCTTGCCTGACCGTGTGTCTCGGCAAGTCCACTTACGCGCGCTGCGGCATCATCGTCAACGTGACGCCGTTCGAGCCGGAATGGGAAGGCTACGTGACGCTCGAATTCTCGAATACGACACCGTTGCCCGCCAAAATCTACGCGAACGAGGGCGTCGCGCAGGTTTTGTTCTTCGAAAGCGATGAAATCTGCGAGACGTCCTACGCCGACCGCGGCGGCAAGTATCAGGGGCAGCACGGCGTGACGCTGCCGAAAACCTGA